The following proteins come from a genomic window of Oricola thermophila:
- a CDS encoding xanthine dehydrogenase family protein molybdopterin-binding subunit: MNVAPPKFGAKSLVGASLRRKEDDAFLRGKGCYTSDIRKPGMLEGFVVRSPVANGTFRIGSLDEARAAPGVHLVLTAEDISHLGTLTAMGMRPGPDGKKAPYRPIPVLAKDRVRHVGDAVAFVVAETLDQARDAAELIGIDYDSEDAVTSMTAALEEGAPLVWPEAGSNVAFVNTHGDAEKAEEVFASAAHVTKIDFIQNRLVANYMETRAAIGEYDAEANRFTLTCGSQGVHGQRDIIRDGVFGGGIDLHVITPDVGGGFGPKSFVYREYPLVLEAAKRLGRPVRWVGDRTEHFLVDAHGRDNTVHAEMAMDGEGRFLALRIRLVADMGAYTHQFGVAIPWFGAAMATGVYDIPVLDFHLTGVFTNTAPVDAYRGAGRPEAAFLIEKLVDACARDLGLPREEIRRRNFIRPEQMPYTTQGGRTYDVGEFEACMERAMEKADWAGFEKRLEESKARGKIRGIGMSYYIEACAFAGSEPAYVQLLEDGTVTMDIGTQSNGQGHATAYAQFVAETLGLDIDKVTVIQGDSDRIPTGGGTGGSRSIPLGGVSAFYAGEELAKKIRKLAADELEASADDIELVDGEAVVAGTDRKISFADIARNAPDAAELKAMGEFTQNEATYPNGCHICEVEIDPLTGVTEVVRYSIVDDYGMTVNPLLLGGQVHGGVVQGIGQALYENAVYDESGQLLTATFMDYNMPRADYFPFFEFETRNVPSTTNALGIKGAGEAATIGATPAVMNAVTDALWRARGVGHIDMPATPQKVWEALNG; this comes from the coding sequence ATGAATGTCGCTCCCCCCAAATTCGGTGCAAAGTCGCTTGTCGGGGCCTCGCTCCGCCGCAAGGAGGATGATGCCTTCCTGCGCGGCAAGGGCTGCTACACCTCCGACATCCGCAAGCCGGGCATGCTGGAAGGCTTTGTCGTCCGCTCGCCCGTGGCCAACGGAACGTTCCGGATCGGCTCGCTCGACGAGGCGAGGGCCGCCCCCGGCGTCCATCTGGTCCTGACGGCCGAGGACATTTCCCATCTCGGAACCCTGACCGCCATGGGCATGCGGCCGGGCCCCGACGGGAAGAAGGCACCCTACCGGCCGATTCCCGTCCTGGCGAAGGACCGTGTGCGCCATGTCGGCGATGCCGTCGCGTTCGTGGTGGCCGAGACGCTGGACCAGGCGCGTGACGCGGCCGAGCTGATCGGGATCGACTACGATTCCGAGGATGCCGTCACCTCCATGACCGCCGCGCTTGAAGAGGGCGCGCCGCTGGTCTGGCCCGAGGCCGGCTCCAACGTCGCCTTCGTCAACACCCACGGCGACGCCGAAAAGGCGGAGGAGGTTTTCGCCTCGGCGGCCCACGTGACGAAGATCGACTTCATCCAGAACCGGCTCGTCGCCAACTACATGGAGACGCGTGCGGCAATCGGCGAATATGATGCCGAGGCCAACCGCTTCACGCTCACCTGCGGCTCGCAGGGCGTGCACGGCCAGCGCGACATCATCCGCGACGGCGTCTTCGGCGGCGGGATCGACCTGCATGTCATCACGCCGGATGTCGGCGGCGGCTTCGGGCCGAAGAGCTTCGTCTATCGCGAATATCCGCTCGTGCTCGAGGCGGCGAAGCGCCTCGGCCGCCCGGTTCGCTGGGTCGGCGACCGCACCGAGCACTTCCTTGTCGATGCCCATGGACGCGACAACACCGTTCATGCCGAGATGGCGATGGACGGGGAGGGGCGGTTCCTCGCCCTGCGCATCCGGCTGGTTGCCGACATGGGCGCCTATACCCACCAGTTCGGCGTCGCCATTCCGTGGTTCGGCGCGGCCATGGCGACGGGCGTCTACGACATTCCGGTGCTCGACTTCCATCTCACCGGCGTCTTTACCAACACGGCGCCGGTCGATGCCTATCGCGGCGCGGGCCGGCCCGAGGCGGCTTTCCTGATCGAGAAGCTGGTGGATGCCTGCGCGCGCGATCTCGGCCTTCCGCGCGAGGAGATACGCCGCCGCAACTTCATCCGCCCGGAGCAGATGCCCTACACCACCCAGGGCGGCCGCACCTACGATGTCGGCGAGTTCGAGGCCTGCATGGAGCGCGCCATGGAGAAGGCCGACTGGGCCGGTTTCGAGAAGCGGCTCGAGGAATCGAAGGCAAGGGGAAAGATCCGCGGCATCGGCATGTCCTACTATATCGAGGCCTGCGCCTTTGCCGGTTCCGAGCCGGCTTACGTGCAGCTTCTCGAAGACGGCACCGTCACCATGGATATCGGCACCCAGTCCAACGGGCAGGGCCATGCCACGGCCTATGCCCAGTTCGTGGCCGAGACGCTCGGTCTCGACATCGACAAGGTCACCGTCATCCAGGGCGATTCCGACCGCATTCCGACGGGCGGCGGCACCGGCGGTTCGCGCTCCATCCCGCTGGGCGGCGTCTCGGCCTTCTATGCCGGCGAGGAACTGGCGAAGAAGATCAGGAAACTGGCCGCCGACGAGCTGGAGGCTTCCGCCGACGACATCGAGCTTGTCGACGGCGAGGCGGTGGTCGCCGGAACGGACCGCAAGATCTCCTTTGCCGACATTGCCAGGAACGCGCCCGACGCGGCCGAGCTGAAGGCGATGGGCGAGTTCACCCAGAACGAGGCGACCTATCCCAATGGCTGCCATATCTGCGAGGTCGAGATCGATCCCCTGACCGGCGTCACCGAGGTGGTGCGCTATTCCATCGTGGACGACTACGGCATGACGGTGAATCCGCTGCTGCTGGGCGGCCAGGTGCATGGCGGCGTGGTGCAGGGTATCGGCCAGGCGCTCTACGAGAACGCCGTCTATGACGAGTCCGGCCAGCTTCTCACCGCCACCTTCATGGACTACAACATGCCGCGCGCCGATTATTTCCCGTTCTTCGAGTTCGAGACGCGGAACGTGCCCTCGACAACCAACGCGCTGGGCATAAAGGGCGCCGGCGAGGCGGCAACCATCGGCGCGACGCCGGCGGTCATGAATGCCGTCACCGACGCGCTGTGGCGCGCAAGGGGCGTCGGCCACATCGACATGCCGGCGACGCCGCAGAAGGTCTGGGAAGCGCTGAACGGCTAG
- a CDS encoding MFS transporter: protein MIHLLLPISGLLASTFLLLAGNGLAGVLLPVRAALEGWSPIVIGWIGFGYALSFTVGCIVVPRMVLRVGHVRVYAVLAAILAISALLHALAVHPVAWVISRGIGGFALSGTYMIVESWLNERTSNEDRGTVFSVYMMITMVGFMSGQFLLIAADPSSTTLFMVSALLFAAAVIPTGLSNASSPQPLNQVSLDLRKLFANSPLAFVGVAIAGLTFGAYNFQAPVYLQLSGMSEAQIASTMALVMIGGMVFQFPLGRVSDRTDRRIVIAAASFAGVVLSAILAAIGDNSFAILLAMMFLFGGILMPLYSLVAAHANDHAAPDEFVEISSGLLVVYGVGSMAGPVIGGAFMNILGPDGFFVMTGVCYLLFGIYAAWRITRRDAVPQEEMTDFSYAPPVSPTQTPEVLQLDPRSDEQSG, encoded by the coding sequence ATGATTCATCTATTGCTGCCCATTTCGGGACTGCTCGCCTCGACTTTCCTGCTGCTTGCAGGCAACGGTCTAGCAGGCGTCCTGCTGCCGGTTCGCGCCGCGCTGGAGGGCTGGAGCCCGATCGTCATCGGCTGGATCGGTTTCGGTTACGCCCTCTCCTTCACGGTGGGCTGCATCGTCGTGCCGCGCATGGTGCTGCGCGTCGGTCATGTCCGTGTCTACGCGGTGCTCGCCGCAATCCTCGCCATATCGGCACTTCTGCACGCACTGGCCGTTCATCCCGTTGCCTGGGTCATCTCGCGCGGCATCGGCGGCTTCGCCCTGTCCGGCACATACATGATCGTCGAAAGCTGGCTCAACGAAAGGACCAGCAACGAAGACCGGGGCACGGTCTTTTCCGTCTACATGATGATCACGATGGTGGGCTTCATGTCCGGGCAGTTCCTGCTCATAGCGGCCGATCCGTCATCGACGACACTCTTCATGGTATCGGCACTGCTGTTCGCGGCCGCGGTCATTCCGACGGGACTCTCCAACGCCTCCTCGCCGCAGCCGCTGAACCAGGTTTCGCTCGACCTGCGCAAGCTGTTCGCGAACTCGCCGCTCGCCTTCGTCGGTGTCGCCATTGCCGGCCTCACCTTCGGCGCCTACAACTTCCAGGCTCCGGTCTATCTGCAACTGTCCGGAATGAGTGAAGCTCAGATCGCGTCGACGATGGCTCTGGTCATGATCGGCGGAATGGTGTTCCAGTTCCCGCTTGGCCGGGTTTCCGACCGCACGGACCGCCGCATAGTGATCGCTGCAGCCTCGTTTGCCGGCGTGGTGCTCTCCGCCATTCTCGCGGCCATCGGCGACAATTCCTTCGCAATCCTGTTAGCGATGATGTTCCTGTTCGGGGGCATATTGATGCCACTGTATTCGCTGGTCGCGGCCCACGCCAACGACCACGCGGCCCCGGACGAGTTCGTCGAGATATCGTCGGGCCTGCTCGTGGTCTATGGCGTCGGATCGATGGCCGGACCGGTAATCGGCGGCGCGTTCATGAACATCCTCGGGCCGGACGGCTTCTTCGTGATGACGGGTGTCTGTTATCTCTTGTTCGGCATCTACGCCGCCTGGCGCATCACGCGGCGGGATGCGGTTCCGCAGGAAGAGATGACCGACTTCTCCTACGCCCCGCCGGTTTCGCCAACCCAGACGCCCGAAGTCCTGCAACTCGATCCGCGTTCCGACGAGCAGTCCGGCTGA
- a CDS encoding DMT family transporter translates to MTETESRPLLGIGLKVGSVVAFMGMATAIKYAGQVPAGQIVFFRSFFAILPICAYLFVVGELSGAWRTERPLGHVARGLVGVSSMALGFYGLTRLPLPDAIAIGYARPLVTVIFGAVLLGEVVRRYRWGAVIVGLLGVLVISWPKLQLFRGEGAFGSAEALGVAATFISACIAGLAMVLVRRLLVTEKTATIVLYFSVTASVFAIATIPFGWQSLDLEQTVSLILSGFCGGLGQILLTQSYRHADVSTIAPFEYTSVLLGIGIGYYVFAEVPGWATIIGSAIVTASGIFIIYREHRLGLERRGVARRSVTPQG, encoded by the coding sequence CTGACCGAAACCGAATCGCGTCCCCTGCTGGGCATCGGCCTGAAGGTCGGATCGGTCGTTGCCTTCATGGGCATGGCGACCGCGATCAAGTATGCCGGCCAGGTGCCGGCCGGCCAGATCGTGTTCTTCCGGTCCTTCTTCGCCATATTGCCGATCTGCGCCTATTTGTTCGTGGTCGGCGAGCTTTCAGGTGCCTGGCGCACGGAGCGCCCGCTTGGCCATGTTGCGCGCGGTCTAGTCGGTGTTTCGTCGATGGCGCTCGGCTTCTATGGTCTGACCCGGCTTCCGTTGCCGGATGCCATTGCCATAGGTTACGCCCGCCCGCTCGTAACCGTAATCTTCGGGGCGGTTCTCCTTGGTGAGGTCGTACGCCGCTATCGCTGGGGTGCTGTCATCGTCGGCCTTCTCGGCGTTCTGGTCATTTCCTGGCCGAAGCTGCAGCTGTTTCGCGGCGAGGGCGCTTTTGGCAGCGCCGAGGCATTGGGGGTCGCGGCCACCTTCATCTCCGCTTGCATAGCGGGCCTTGCAATGGTCCTTGTGCGCCGCCTTCTGGTGACGGAAAAGACCGCGACGATCGTGCTGTACTTTTCCGTGACGGCATCGGTCTTTGCGATTGCGACCATACCGTTCGGCTGGCAGTCGCTCGATCTGGAGCAGACCGTATCGCTGATCCTGTCCGGGTTCTGCGGTGGTCTCGGGCAAATACTGCTCACTCAGAGCTACCGCCATGCCGATGTGTCGACGATCGCACCGTTCGAATACACTTCCGTGCTGCTGGGTATCGGGATCGGTTACTATGTCTTTGCCGAGGTTCCCGGCTGGGCGACGATAATCGGCTCGGCAATTGTCACCGCGTCCGGCATCTTCATCATCTATCGCGAGCACCGTCTCGGTCTCGAACGGCGCGGCGTGGCAAGACGAAGCGTCACGCCGCAGGGTTGA
- a CDS encoding uracil-DNA glycosylase yields MAIATEMSRGELESLLRFYAESGLDFPLEDEAPNRFAAETATAPTNSQESPARPPAAKPERLPAMPDAEAVALAKQLARAAESLDDLRKAVESFDGCNLKLTARSTIFEGGRRGAPMMIIQDAPGRDDDASGEALTGPEGQLFDRMLAAIGRSRDDCYMGFVVPWRVPGNAVPSPLQASICRPFIERQIELARPDFAVLLGNGATKILLDTRENILQLRGRWQELRTESGHALPVIATLQPRFLLDQPAQKRYAWTDLLQIRDRLGTTKKDA; encoded by the coding sequence ATGGCAATTGCAACCGAGATGTCACGGGGCGAACTGGAAAGCCTGCTGCGCTTCTACGCGGAGAGCGGGCTGGACTTCCCGTTGGAAGACGAAGCGCCAAACCGATTTGCGGCAGAAACCGCCACCGCTCCCACGAATTCGCAGGAGTCCCCTGCCCGACCTCCCGCCGCCAAGCCGGAGCGGCTGCCTGCAATGCCGGACGCAGAAGCCGTGGCGCTCGCAAAACAGTTGGCCCGGGCAGCCGAAAGCCTGGACGACCTGCGCAAGGCAGTGGAATCCTTCGATGGCTGCAACCTCAAGCTGACGGCTCGGTCAACCATATTCGAGGGCGGTCGGCGCGGCGCACCCATGATGATTATCCAGGACGCGCCGGGCCGCGACGACGATGCCTCGGGAGAAGCCCTCACCGGTCCGGAAGGACAACTGTTCGACCGCATGCTGGCAGCCATTGGCCGCTCCCGGGACGACTGCTACATGGGGTTCGTCGTTCCGTGGCGCGTCCCCGGCAACGCCGTGCCGTCACCGCTGCAGGCCTCCATCTGCCGCCCGTTCATCGAGCGCCAGATCGAGCTGGCTCGCCCGGACTTTGCTGTCCTGCTGGGCAATGGTGCCACCAAGATACTGCTGGACACGCGGGAGAACATCCTCCAACTTCGCGGGCGTTGGCAGGAACTCCGCACCGAAAGCGGCCATGCATTGCCGGTCATTGCCACGCTGCAACCGCGCTTCCTGCTCGATCAGCCAGCACAAAAGCGCTACGCTTGGACCGACTTGCTGCAAATCCGCGACCGTCTCGGCACGACAAAAAAAGACGCCTGA
- a CDS encoding electron transfer flavoprotein-ubiquinone oxidoreductase, which translates to MNEPRESMEFDVVIVGAGPAGLAAAIRLKQLNADLSVVVLEKGAEVGAHILSGAVVDPVGIDRLIPDWRDDPDHPFKTEVKEDRFLFLGPAGAIRLPNFLMPPLMNNHGNYIVSLGNVCRWLAARAEALGVEIYPGFAAAEVLYNEDGSVKGVATGDMGIQKDGTPGPMFARGMELHGKYTLIGEGVRGSLAKELIAHFKLDAESDYPKFGIGIKELWEVRPENHRQGLVQHTFGWPLDMKTGGGSFLYHLEDNLVAVGFVVHLNYENPYLYPFEEFQRFKTHPAIRDTFEGGKRIAYGARAITEGGWQSVPKVSFPGGALIGCSAGFVNVPRIKGSHNAVLSGILAADKVAEAIAAGRANDDSLDAYEQEWRGSEIGRDLKRVRNVKPLWSRFGTALGVAIGGIDMWINQLTGGWSPLGTLKHGKPDHAATRKASNFKPIAYPKPDGVLTFDRLSSVFLSNTNHEEDQPVHLKVRDMDLQKSSEYVEYAGLSSRYCPAGVYEWIDADGNTVPADAERKPGDSVRFQINAQNCVHCKTCDIKDPNQNINWTVPQGGEGPVYPNM; encoded by the coding sequence ATGAATGAACCCCGCGAAAGCATGGAATTTGATGTGGTGATCGTCGGCGCGGGGCCGGCCGGTCTCGCCGCAGCGATCCGTCTGAAGCAGTTGAATGCGGATCTGTCCGTTGTGGTTCTCGAGAAGGGGGCCGAGGTCGGCGCGCATATTCTCTCCGGAGCTGTGGTCGATCCGGTTGGCATCGACAGGCTTATTCCCGACTGGCGCGACGATCCCGATCATCCGTTCAAGACAGAGGTGAAGGAAGACCGGTTCCTGTTTCTGGGGCCGGCCGGGGCGATCCGCCTGCCGAATTTCCTGATGCCGCCGCTGATGAACAACCACGGCAACTACATTGTCTCGTTGGGCAATGTGTGTCGCTGGCTTGCGGCGAGGGCGGAGGCATTGGGCGTCGAGATATATCCCGGCTTTGCGGCGGCGGAAGTGCTCTACAACGAGGATGGTTCGGTCAAGGGCGTGGCCACCGGCGACATGGGCATTCAGAAGGACGGCACGCCGGGCCCGATGTTCGCCCGCGGCATGGAACTGCACGGCAAGTACACGCTGATCGGCGAGGGCGTGCGCGGATCGCTCGCCAAGGAACTTATCGCCCACTTCAAGCTCGACGCCGAGAGCGACTATCCGAAATTCGGCATCGGCATCAAGGAGCTGTGGGAGGTCCGGCCGGAAAACCACCGCCAGGGACTGGTGCAGCACACCTTCGGCTGGCCGCTTGACATGAAGACGGGCGGCGGATCGTTCCTCTATCATCTCGAGGACAACCTCGTCGCGGTGGGCTTCGTGGTCCACCTGAACTACGAAAACCCCTATCTGTATCCCTTCGAGGAGTTCCAGCGCTTCAAGACCCACCCGGCGATCCGCGATACCTTCGAGGGCGGCAAGCGCATCGCATATGGCGCGCGTGCAATCACCGAGGGCGGCTGGCAGTCTGTGCCGAAGGTTTCCTTCCCGGGCGGCGCGCTGATCGGTTGTTCTGCCGGATTCGTCAACGTGCCTCGCATCAAGGGATCACACAACGCGGTTCTGTCCGGCATTCTCGCCGCCGACAAGGTCGCGGAGGCGATCGCGGCGGGCAGGGCGAACGACGACTCGCTCGATGCCTACGAGCAGGAATGGCGCGGCAGCGAGATAGGCAGGGACCTGAAGCGGGTGCGCAACGTCAAGCCGTTGTGGTCGCGCTTCGGTACGGCGCTCGGCGTTGCCATTGGCGGCATCGACATGTGGATCAACCAGCTGACTGGCGGTTGGTCGCCGCTCGGAACGCTGAAACACGGCAAGCCGGATCATGCGGCGACGAGGAAGGCCTCGAATTTCAAGCCGATAGCCTATCCGAAGCCGGATGGCGTGCTGACTTTCGACCGGCTTTCGTCGGTGTTCCTGTCCAATACCAACCACGAGGAAGACCAGCCGGTTCACCTCAAGGTCAGGGACATGGACCTTCAGAAATCGTCGGAATACGTTGAATATGCAGGCTTGTCGTCCCGCTATTGCCCGGCGGGAGTTTACGAGTGGATCGATGCTGACGGTAATACCGTACCTGCCGATGCCGAGCGCAAGCCGGGTGACAGCGTACGCTTCCAGATCAATGCGCAGAACTGTGTCCACTGCAAGACCTGCGACATCAAGGACCCGAACCAGAACATAAACTGGACGGTCCCGCAGGGCGGAGAGGGACCGGTCTATCCGAACATGTAG
- a CDS encoding globin-coupled sensor protein, translating to MTAPAARDAIADQDIPVRLSFLGITDTDRENLRKTRSIVERELPIALDRFYEVVRNTPETARFFRSDDHMNGAKQAQIGHWGAISTGSFDEDYVQRVRRIGAVHARIGLEPRWYIGGYGRIVEQLVRGVLKDHWPAGGGMFGRNSGRSSADETADVLVSLLKAVLLDMDLSISVYLDHAEEAKKQAQEAAIDSERKRVVDTFGEAMEHIAAKDLTHRITENLPDAYTALKEDFNSALSQFGETIGSILESAETIRSGSNEIKAAADDLSRRAEQQAAAVEETAAAVEEITATVKSSTDRAEIVGQLVSRTRKNAEQSGNVVRKAVEAMDRISKSSEDISRIIGVIDEIAFQTNLLALNAGVEAARAGDAGKGFAVVAQEVRELAQRSAAAAKEIKQLITTSGEEVRNGVSLVDETGKALDGIVSEVKEIADNVDAITASAREQSTGLQEINTAVTSVDASTQQNAAMSEELTASSHSLEHEVAAINSMLREFRTGAARIADVPAATEREMRETPEARNAPQPVTEDTSARPTPSPARALGGKIAEAFGVGTNAAEGWEEF from the coding sequence ATGACAGCACCCGCTGCAAGGGACGCCATTGCCGATCAGGATATCCCGGTCCGTCTTTCGTTCCTGGGCATCACCGATACCGACCGCGAAAACCTCCGAAAGACAAGATCCATAGTCGAACGGGAACTGCCGATTGCACTCGATCGTTTCTACGAAGTAGTCAGGAACACTCCCGAAACGGCCCGGTTCTTCCGATCCGACGACCACATGAACGGCGCGAAGCAAGCGCAGATCGGGCATTGGGGCGCGATCTCGACGGGCAGTTTCGACGAGGACTACGTCCAGCGCGTCCGCAGGATCGGCGCCGTCCATGCCCGGATCGGCCTCGAACCGCGCTGGTACATCGGCGGCTACGGGCGGATCGTCGAGCAACTGGTTCGCGGCGTGCTGAAGGATCACTGGCCGGCGGGCGGCGGCATGTTCGGCAGGAATAGCGGCCGGAGTTCGGCCGATGAAACCGCGGATGTGCTCGTCAGCCTTCTCAAGGCGGTGTTGCTGGACATGGATCTGTCGATCTCCGTCTATCTCGACCACGCGGAGGAAGCCAAGAAGCAGGCGCAGGAAGCAGCCATCGACTCCGAACGCAAGCGTGTCGTGGACACCTTCGGCGAGGCGATGGAGCACATCGCGGCAAAGGATCTCACCCACCGGATCACGGAAAACCTTCCCGACGCCTACACGGCACTCAAGGAAGACTTCAATTCCGCTCTTTCGCAGTTCGGCGAAACGATCGGGAGCATACTGGAATCGGCGGAGACGATCCGGTCGGGATCGAACGAGATCAAGGCGGCAGCCGACGACCTGTCGCGACGCGCCGAACAGCAGGCGGCGGCAGTCGAGGAAACCGCGGCGGCAGTCGAGGAGATCACCGCCACCGTCAAGTCCTCCACCGACCGCGCCGAAATCGTCGGCCAACTGGTCTCGCGCACCCGCAAGAACGCAGAACAGTCCGGCAACGTGGTGCGCAAGGCCGTCGAGGCAATGGACCGCATCTCCAAGTCCTCTGAGGACATCTCCCGCATCATCGGCGTGATCGACGAGATCGCCTTCCAGACCAACCTGCTGGCGCTCAATGCCGGCGTGGAAGCGGCGCGCGCCGGCGATGCCGGCAAGGGCTTTGCCGTCGTCGCCCAGGAGGTCCGCGAGCTGGCCCAGCGCTCCGCCGCCGCGGCAAAGGAGATCAAGCAGCTGATCACCACCTCCGGCGAGGAGGTCAGGAACGGCGTATCGCTGGTCGACGAGACCGGAAAGGCGCTGGACGGCATCGTCTCGGAAGTCAAGGAGATCGCCGACAACGTGGATGCGATCACCGCGTCCGCCCGCGAACAATCCACCGGTCTCCAGGAGATCAACACGGCGGTCACCTCGGTCGATGCGAGCACGCAGCAGAACGCGGCGATGTCCGAGGAACTGACGGCGAGCAGCCACTCGCTCGAACACGAAGTGGCCGCCATCAATTCCATGCTGCGCGAGTTCCGAACCGGAGCAGCCAGAATAGCGGACGTTCCGGCAGCGACGGAGCGGGAAATGCGGGAAACACCCGAGGCACGGAACGCGCCGCAGCCGGTCACGGAAGACACGTCCGCCCGGCCGACGCCCTCGCCCGCCCGTGCACTCGGCGGCAAGATTGCCGAGGCATTCGGCGTCGGAACGAATGCCGCCGAGGGCTGGGAGGAATTCTGA
- the dtd gene encoding D-aminoacyl-tRNA deacylase — MRALVQRVSRASVTVDGEVAGEIGEGLLVLVCAMRGDAEAQSEWLARKVVNLRIFPDTEGRMNRSLLDTGGAALVVSQFTLAAETKGNRPGFSTAAAPEEGKRLYEHFSEQVRAHGVAVANGIFGADMKVELVNDGPVTIWLDSEAR; from the coding sequence ATGCGCGCGCTCGTTCAACGCGTTTCGCGGGCCAGCGTCACGGTCGATGGCGAGGTGGCCGGGGAGATCGGCGAGGGCCTGCTGGTCCTCGTCTGCGCCATGCGGGGCGATGCAGAGGCCCAGTCGGAATGGCTGGCGCGCAAGGTCGTCAATCTGCGCATCTTCCCCGACACGGAGGGCCGCATGAACCGGTCGCTTCTCGATACGGGCGGCGCGGCGCTGGTCGTCAGCCAGTTCACGCTGGCCGCCGAGACGAAGGGCAACCGACCCGGCTTCTCGACCGCCGCCGCACCGGAAGAGGGAAAGCGGCTCTACGAGCATTTCTCGGAGCAGGTGAGGGCACATGGCGTCGCCGTTGCCAACGGCATCTTCGGCGCGGACATGAAGGTCGAGCTGGTCAATGACGGGCCGGTGACGATCTGGCTCGACAGCGAGGCGCGCTGA
- a CDS encoding methyl-accepting chemotaxis protein, translated as MTNANREACSEQDVDGRLEFLGIDETSREYIRKAKPIVERELPIALDRFYNKVRNTPEVRKFFSSDDHMNGAKNAQVGHWSAITTGRFDQEYTRRVRTIGDTHARIGLEPRWYIGGYSLILEQLVDAVLKEFWPEGRLFSGRKSGQEEAARVISALIKAVMLDMDFSISVYMDRGREMQQKIREEAVRTMETTVSTLTKAVERLAEKDLSYRIEEDLPEGYAGLKDDFNRALDSLSETIGNILRSAETIQLGSDEIRSAADDLSRRAEQQAAAVEETAAAVEEITATVKSSTERAETAGQLVSRTRRNAEQSGDVVRKAVEAMDRISKSSEDISRIIGVIDEIAFQTNLLALNAGVEAARAGDAGKGFAVVAQEVRELAQRSAAAAKEIKQLITTSGEEVKNGVSLVDETGRALETIVTEVQEIASNVEAIIDSAREQTSGLQEINTSVYSVDSSTQQNAAMSEEMTASSHSLGQEVAAINSMLREFRIGMSQTLNAPAAREPKAPAAPKPQAPRAAAPKPVTEDTPARPRPSPARALGGQVAKAFGASTNAAEDWEEF; from the coding sequence ATGACCAACGCAAACAGGGAGGCCTGCTCGGAGCAGGACGTGGACGGGCGCCTCGAATTCCTCGGCATTGACGAAACGAGCCGCGAATACATCCGCAAGGCAAAACCCATCGTCGAACGGGAACTGCCGATAGCCCTCGACCGTTTCTACAACAAGGTGCGCAACACGCCGGAAGTCCGGAAGTTCTTCTCCTCGGACGATCACATGAACGGCGCCAAGAACGCGCAGGTCGGACACTGGAGCGCGATCACCACCGGCCGGTTCGACCAGGAATACACCCGCCGCGTCCGCACCATCGGCGACACGCATGCGCGGATCGGCCTCGAACCGCGGTGGTACATCGGCGGATACAGCCTGATCCTGGAACAGCTCGTCGATGCCGTTCTCAAGGAGTTCTGGCCGGAAGGCCGACTGTTTTCCGGCAGGAAATCCGGTCAGGAGGAAGCGGCGCGTGTCATTTCCGCCCTCATCAAGGCGGTCATGCTGGACATGGATTTCTCGATCTCGGTCTACATGGACCGCGGCAGGGAAATGCAGCAGAAGATCAGGGAGGAAGCCGTCCGGACGATGGAAACGACGGTCTCCACCCTCACCAAGGCGGTGGAACGGCTGGCTGAAAAGGATCTCTCCTACCGTATCGAAGAGGACCTTCCGGAGGGATATGCGGGGCTCAAGGACGATTTCAATCGCGCCCTCGATTCCCTGTCCGAAACGATCGGCAACATCCTGAGATCCGCCGAAACGATCCAGCTTGGCTCCGACGAGATCAGGTCGGCGGCCGACGACCTGTCGCGGCGCGCCGAGCAGCAGGCGGCGGCAGTCGAGGAAACCGCGGCGGCAGTCGAGGAAATCACCGCCACCGTCAAGTCCTCCACCGAACGCGCCGAAACAGCGGGCCAGCTGGTTTCGCGCACCCGCAGGAACGCCGAACAGTCCGGCGACGTGGTGCGCAAGGCCGTCGAGGCAATGGACCGCATCTCCAAGTCCTCGGAGGACATCTCGCGCATCATCGGCGTGATCGACGAGATCGCCTTCCAGACCAACCTGCTGGCACTCAATGCCGGCGTGGAAGCAGCGCGCGCCGGCGATGCCGGCAAGGGCTTTGCCGTCGTCGCCCAGGAAGTCCGCGAGCTGGCCCAGCGCTCCGCCGCCGCGGCCAAGGAGATCAAGCAGCTGATCACCACCTCCGGCGAGGAGGTCAAGAACGGCGTGTCGCTGGTCGACGAGACCGGAAGGGCGCTGGAGACCATCGTCACGGAAGTCCAAGAGATCGCCTCCAATGTCGAGGCAATCATCGACTCGGCGCGCGAGCAGACGAGCGGCCTGCAGGAGATCAATACCTCGGTGTATTCCGTCGACTCCAGCACGCAGCAGAACGCGGCGATGTCCGAGGAGATGACGGCAAGCAGCCACTCGCTGGGACAGGAGGTGGCCGCGATCAACTCCATGCTGCGCGAATTCCGCATCGGCATGTCGCAGACACTCAACGCCCCGGCAGCAAGGGAACCGAAGGCGCCGGCGGCGCCGAAGCCCCAGGCGCCCCGCGCCGCCGCACCGAAACCGGTCACGGAAGACACGCCCGCCCGGCCGCGGCCCTCGCCCGCCCGCGCACTCGGCGGCCAGGTCGCCAAGGCCTTCGGCGCAAGCACGAACGCCGCCGAGGACTGGGAAGAGTTCTAG